One genomic segment of uncultured Tolumonas sp. includes these proteins:
- the potG gene encoding putrescine ABC transporter ATP-binding subunit PotG has product MAVVDKPALASTEPSAQPLLEIRNVSKLFDGIPAVDNVNLTINKGEIFALLGASGCGKSTLLRLLAGFETPTKGQIILDGQDLANTPPYKRPINMMFQSYALFPHMTVEQNIAFGLKQDGLPKDEINQRVHEMLELVHMHQFAKRKPHQLSGGQRQRVALARSLAKRPKLLLLDEPMGALDKKLREKMQLEVVDIIERVGVTCVMVTHDQEEAMTMAGRIAIMDRGEFVQIGSPEEIYEHPNCRLSAEFIGSVNVFEGTLIEDGPDYMVIQSDSLMHPIQINHGSSVAEGVPLTVALRPEKIHFRDDIPSDHSNYDRGIVENIAYMGDISIYHVRLKSGKLVTVTLPNVNRFRTGVPTWGDEVYLCWDPDSCVVLTI; this is encoded by the coding sequence ATCGCTGTGGTCGATAAACCAGCCTTAGCATCAACCGAGCCATCGGCTCAACCACTACTGGAAATCCGTAATGTCAGTAAGTTATTTGACGGCATCCCTGCCGTTGATAACGTCAATCTGACTATAAATAAAGGTGAAATTTTTGCCTTGTTGGGTGCATCAGGTTGCGGTAAATCGACATTGTTACGTTTGTTAGCTGGTTTTGAAACGCCAACCAAAGGGCAAATCATTCTGGATGGTCAGGATCTGGCGAATACGCCGCCGTATAAGCGCCCTATCAATATGATGTTTCAATCTTATGCCCTGTTTCCTCATATGACGGTAGAGCAAAATATTGCATTTGGTCTGAAACAAGATGGGCTGCCAAAAGACGAGATCAACCAGCGGGTACATGAAATGCTGGAACTGGTGCATATGCACCAGTTCGCCAAACGTAAACCACATCAGTTATCCGGTGGTCAGCGTCAACGTGTGGCGTTAGCCCGTTCTTTGGCGAAGCGTCCCAAATTGTTACTGCTTGATGAACCGATGGGTGCCTTGGATAAAAAGCTGCGTGAAAAAATGCAGTTGGAAGTGGTCGATATCATTGAACGCGTTGGCGTAACTTGTGTCATGGTAACCCACGACCAAGAAGAAGCGATGACGATGGCTGGCCGTATTGCCATTATGGATCGTGGTGAATTTGTGCAGATTGGTAGCCCGGAAGAGATCTATGAGCATCCTAACTGTCGTCTGAGCGCTGAATTTATCGGTTCCGTGAATGTGTTTGAAGGCACGTTAATTGAAGATGGCCCAGACTACATGGTGATCCAGTCTGATTCGTTAATGCATCCAATCCAGATCAATCATGGTTCTTCGGTGGCGGAAGGTGTGCCATTGACCGTGGCGTTACGTCCGGAAAAAATTCATTTCCGCGATGATATTCCATCCGACCATTCTAACTATGACCGCGGTATTGTTGAGAATATTGCCTATATGGGTGATATCTCTATTTATCATGTTCGCTTGAAAAGCGGCAAACTGGTCACGGTGACATTACCCAACGTTAATCGCTTCCGCACCGGTGTGCCGACTTGGGGTGATGAAGTTTATCTGTGTTGGGATCCTGATTCCTGCGTGGTGTTGACAATATGA
- a CDS encoding HDOD domain-containing protein, producing MSMELLFSKIKQLPVIPKLLHELMQDFSNDNAQIQDIAHKIAMDQVISAKVLKLANSAAYRRGAEITSIEQAVIRLGFNALRSLVVASGIMTSFKTPANFNTSKFWVETFQTATIAKALAKECHAVDPETAFTCTLLHNIGELLIQSALPDEASLINLAISQGTSRIDAQREMLGYDFSLVGAELARRWNLSERFVAAISQQLDPLSHHPVSPEAVLIRLAMFVSFAWNAGVPAHVIVTRFPSPLAAHLGIEPGSLAERLEELHDQGNALANILTH from the coding sequence ATGTCAATGGAACTACTATTCAGTAAGATCAAGCAGTTACCCGTAATTCCAAAATTATTGCATGAATTGATGCAGGATTTTTCTAACGATAATGCACAAATTCAGGATATTGCCCATAAGATCGCTATGGATCAGGTGATCAGTGCCAAAGTATTAAAGCTGGCAAACTCGGCGGCTTATCGTCGAGGCGCTGAAATTACCTCTATCGAACAAGCGGTCATTCGCCTCGGCTTTAATGCACTACGTTCATTAGTAGTTGCTTCCGGCATCATGACCAGCTTCAAAACACCAGCAAACTTTAATACATCAAAGTTTTGGGTCGAAACCTTTCAAACAGCAACAATAGCAAAAGCACTCGCAAAAGAGTGTCATGCCGTAGATCCAGAAACAGCATTCACCTGTACTCTGCTGCATAATATTGGTGAATTATTGATCCAGTCTGCCCTTCCTGATGAAGCCTCATTAATTAATTTAGCTATCAGCCAAGGCACCAGCCGTATTGATGCGCAACGAGAAATGCTCGGTTATGATTTTAGTCTGGTAGGAGCTGAGCTGGCTCGCCGTTGGAATTTATCTGAGCGTTTTGTCGCGGCAATATCACAACAACTGGATCCACTGTCTCATCATCCGGTTAGCCCCGAAGCAGTTTTGATCCGCCTTGCCATGTTTGTATCATTTGCTTGGAATGCGGGCGTACCCGCACATGTCATTGTTACCCGCTTCCCTTCACCTTTGGCCGCTCATCTTGGTATCGAGCCAGGTAGTTTGGCTGAACGCCTCGAAGAGCTACATGATCAGGGAAATGCGTTGGCCAACATACTGACTCATTAA
- a CDS encoding DUF2799 domain-containing protein has protein sequence MTAQQCAETNWHTRGVADAWSGKYLSYADEYAAQCAEYDTQPDFKQWRKGYLSALHQQCPQEKAVELVANQKTYTGPCLADAEFNKTLNMGAAEAKQKLELQHIETRLKEIQALKGSAKNKNQQDLNWEEYQLQQELLDIKGTLQIADPEPLNKFLFKKK, from the coding sequence ATGACCGCACAACAATGTGCCGAAACCAATTGGCATACCCGTGGCGTAGCGGATGCGTGGTCAGGAAAATACCTCAGTTATGCCGATGAATATGCAGCACAGTGTGCAGAATATGATACCCAACCTGATTTTAAGCAGTGGCGAAAAGGTTATTTGTCGGCATTACATCAGCAATGTCCCCAAGAGAAAGCGGTTGAATTAGTTGCTAATCAAAAAACCTATACCGGGCCTTGCCTAGCTGATGCTGAGTTCAATAAAACGTTAAACATGGGTGCAGCAGAAGCGAAGCAAAAGCTGGAACTACAGCATATCGAAACTCGGCTTAAAGAAATCCAAGCCCTGAAAGGTTCCGCAAAAAATAAAAATCAGCAAGATTTGAACTGGGAAGAGTACCAACTACAACAAGAATTATTAGATATCAAAGGCACACTGCAGATAGCAGATCCTGAACCGTTGAATAAATTCTTATTTAAGAAAAAATGA
- a CDS encoding CreA family protein, translated as MRLFTACIFTFFTLLSYAQDSEQIGEVSTEFKLLGPNHKIIIEAFEDPKISGVTCYLSRPKTGGISGGLGLAEDRAYASISCTRVGPVKINQQFAPGEIVFDVKTSLIFKEQRVVRFYDKTHNTLIYITYSTRVVDGSYKSGISVVPIDTFNTDSSASTKP; from the coding sequence ATGCGTCTATTTACAGCCTGTATTTTTACTTTTTTCACGTTACTGTCATATGCGCAAGATTCTGAACAAATAGGCGAAGTAAGTACCGAATTTAAATTATTAGGACCTAACCATAAAATCATTATTGAAGCCTTTGAAGATCCGAAAATCAGCGGCGTGACTTGTTATCTTTCTCGCCCTAAAACAGGAGGTATCTCAGGAGGTTTAGGTTTGGCAGAAGATAGAGCTTATGCCTCTATATCCTGTACGCGGGTTGGACCCGTAAAAATTAACCAACAGTTCGCCCCTGGAGAAATCGTCTTTGATGTCAAAACATCACTGATCTTTAAGGAACAACGCGTAGTGCGTTTCTATGATAAAACGCATAACACACTGATTTATATTACTTATAGTACTAGAGTGGTTGATGGATCTTACAAAAGCGGGATTTCGGTTGTTCCGATTGATACGTTTAATACTGACTCATCAGCCAGCACCAAACCGTAA
- a CDS encoding extracellular solute-binding protein translates to MSYIKGLVAASFAAAVTMGSAVAQEEKVLHVYNWSDYIAEDTVANFEKETGIKVVYDVFDSNEVLEAKLLAGNTGFDIVVPSSDFLARQIQAGVFQQLDKKQLPNMKNMDAGIMKLLADKDPDNAHSIPYLGGTTGIGFNPKKVAAVMGPDFKLDSWDAVLKPENLSKLKKCGVSFLNAPTEIMATVLHYIGKDPNSTNPADYKEAGKVLTSLRPYISYFHSSQYINDLANGDICVAIGWSGDVMQAAKRAEEAKNGVTVDYVIPKEGALVFYDMLAIPADAKHPENAHAFINYLMRPEVIAKVSNYVSYASGNAASLPMVDEALRNNPNIYPPAELKAKMFALKILPAKINREITREWTKVKTGK, encoded by the coding sequence ATGTCATACATTAAAGGATTAGTGGCTGCTTCTTTCGCTGCTGCGGTGACCATGGGTAGCGCAGTAGCTCAGGAAGAAAAAGTTTTGCATGTGTATAACTGGAGCGATTATATCGCGGAAGATACCGTTGCTAATTTTGAGAAAGAGACCGGTATCAAGGTTGTATACGATGTGTTTGACAGTAATGAAGTCCTGGAAGCTAAGTTATTAGCGGGTAACACTGGCTTTGATATTGTTGTTCCTAGTTCTGATTTTCTAGCTCGCCAGATCCAGGCCGGGGTATTTCAACAGTTAGACAAAAAGCAGTTGCCTAATATGAAGAATATGGATGCGGGCATTATGAAGTTATTGGCGGATAAAGACCCTGATAACGCGCATTCTATACCATACCTTGGCGGAACAACGGGTATCGGCTTTAACCCGAAAAAAGTCGCTGCCGTGATGGGGCCTGATTTCAAACTGGATAGTTGGGATGCAGTTTTAAAACCAGAAAACCTGTCTAAACTGAAAAAATGTGGTGTTTCCTTCCTGAATGCGCCAACAGAAATTATGGCGACCGTACTGCATTATATTGGTAAAGATCCAAACAGCACGAACCCTGCGGATTACAAAGAAGCAGGTAAAGTACTGACTTCATTACGTCCATACATTTCGTATTTCCATTCATCTCAATATATCAATGACTTGGCGAATGGCGATATCTGTGTGGCGATTGGTTGGTCTGGTGATGTGATGCAGGCGGCTAAACGAGCGGAAGAAGCTAAAAACGGTGTTACAGTTGATTATGTGATCCCGAAAGAAGGTGCGTTGGTATTCTATGACATGCTGGCTATTCCAGCTGATGCCAAACATCCGGAAAATGCACATGCATTTATTAACTACCTAATGCGTCCTGAAGTGATTGCAAAAGTATCTAACTACGTTTCTTACGCCAGTGGTAATGCAGCATCTTTACCGATGGTAGACGAAGCGTTACGCAATAACCCTAATATCTATCCGCCTGCAGAATTAAAAGCGAAGATGTTTGCGCTGAAAATTTTACCAGCCAAAATCAACCGTGAAATTACCCGTGAGTGGACCAAGGTTAAAACGGGCAAATAA